One window of Dehalobacterium formicoaceticum genomic DNA carries:
- a CDS encoding MFS transporter: MKGKISILIAIVLICVAPMADTYILIPDMSGIVNALPPTNSTLISFILTISSLFVIPSSLIAGKLVEQNKLSKKGALLIGFTLFTIGGAAGGLFANINYILFTRAIVGIGNGFATAMVASIVADYFSGQARANVMGLYNALGSLLAIGLTVLAGYLAVISWRLPFAVYLLCALIVVYHAIVLKKNPPKSEELLAEEEEQAMQEANATALGQKPRLGKAVWVLVVITILSQVVGNTLYLFLSIFIEGEGIGNAAATGMVNGLLTASIVVVSLVFGFLYSKFNKYTSTLFFLAFGVGYLMLARSHSLSMVILSTVVWGIGFGLSVPYLYQEATMAPPKVLITFTGALINSTIFFSYVLSTFVQPLIAGIFNNDSLRFMFDVLGIVMIICAIGVGIYFKISGSEPVPNKGAVI, translated from the coding sequence ATGAAAGGGAAAATATCGATTTTAATAGCTATTGTATTAATTTGTGTTGCTCCGATGGCAGATACTTATATCTTAATTCCCGATATGTCAGGCATTGTCAATGCCTTGCCTCCAACTAATTCTACGTTAATCAGCTTCATCCTGACCATATCATCGTTATTTGTCATTCCCTCCAGCTTAATTGCAGGTAAATTGGTTGAACAGAACAAATTAAGCAAAAAAGGTGCGCTGTTGATTGGATTCACTCTTTTTACCATTGGGGGAGCAGCTGGGGGTTTATTCGCCAATATCAACTATATTTTGTTTACCCGAGCTATTGTCGGGATCGGTAACGGATTTGCTACCGCGATGGTAGCATCTATTGTAGCCGATTATTTCTCTGGTCAGGCCAGAGCAAACGTGATGGGCTTGTATAATGCGCTGGGAAGTTTGCTTGCCATTGGGCTGACGGTTCTGGCGGGATATTTAGCTGTGATTAGCTGGCGCCTGCCTTTTGCTGTGTATCTTTTATGTGCTCTGATTGTAGTCTATCATGCCATCGTATTGAAAAAGAACCCGCCTAAATCTGAAGAGCTGCTTGCAGAAGAAGAGGAGCAGGCAATGCAGGAAGCAAACGCAACTGCATTAGGACAAAAACCTCGTTTAGGAAAAGCAGTGTGGGTTTTGGTAGTGATTACGATCCTTTCCCAAGTAGTTGGAAATACCCTATATCTTTTCTTATCCATATTTATTGAAGGGGAAGGCATTGGCAACGCTGCTGCCACGGGAATGGTCAATGGTTTACTTACGGCCTCTATTGTTGTGGTAAGCCTTGTATTCGGATTCCTTTACAGCAAATTTAATAAATATACTTCCACGCTGTTTTTCCTTGCTTTCGGTGTTGGTTATCTGATGTTGGCTCGATCACATAGCTTATCAATGGTCATTCTATCAACGGTTGTTTGGGGGATTGGCTTTGGGCTATCGGTGCCTTATCTCTATCAGGAAGCAACTATGGCTCCGCCAAAAGTCTTGATTACCTTCACCGGTGCCCTTATTAACAGCACGATCTTCTTTTCCTATGTACTTTCTACCTTTGTCCAACCCTTAATAGCCGGTATCTTTAACAACGATTCCTTGCGCTTTATGTTTGATGTATTGGGCATCGTGATGATTATATGTGCTATCGGGGTGGGAATCTATTTTAAAATAAGCGGCAGCGAACCGGTGCCAAACAAAGGAGCAGTTATCTAA
- a CDS encoding DMT family transporter gives MQHWQVCVGVPLAPSSEFLSSFGFSETAIGILGPGLMVIFFLTRILIRKPQVLKVDVRRLVLYISVGVVGVVGVLGSTWCYAVALSKGVPLGVTSILTFLNYFIVVLFSRIIWKNKITPIKIVSGIATIIGIAFILNVFGTLAAPAEGLFWMAIVVLSFAGGFLLCKYAVDLGYDYDAYLMYTNLFAVIILSFINPPWAVVSEIQINVGVHGIPAVMAILGFGLIPMVSSYYFLMTAYSYLEAPLVIIMYSLDPVVASILGFLIFGQSLVPFQIFGIFLVLAALVWLQLTERALERKQFREHQDPVKMIVT, from the coding sequence TTGCAACATTGGCAGGTGTGTGTTGGGGTACCTTTGGCACCTTCGTCGGAATTTTTAAGTAGTTTTGGTTTCAGTGAAACAGCTATTGGCATCTTAGGTCCCGGGTTAATGGTCATCTTTTTTTTAACCAGAATTTTAATTCGTAAACCCCAGGTATTAAAGGTCGATGTCAGAAGGTTAGTTTTGTATATTTCAGTGGGTGTTGTTGGTGTTGTTGGTGTTTTAGGTTCAACCTGGTGCTATGCGGTGGCACTAAGTAAAGGAGTGCCTTTGGGAGTCACTTCAATTTTAACTTTCCTAAATTATTTTATTGTTGTGCTCTTCTCGCGTATTATCTGGAAAAATAAAATTACCCCTATCAAAATTGTCTCAGGGATTGCTACAATTATTGGTATTGCTTTTATTCTGAATGTGTTTGGTACACTTGCCGCCCCGGCCGAAGGGCTTTTTTGGATGGCAATCGTGGTCCTTTCCTTTGCCGGTGGGTTTCTTCTTTGCAAATATGCCGTGGATTTGGGATATGATTATGATGCATATTTAATGTATACTAATTTGTTTGCCGTGATAATTTTATCCTTTATCAATCCCCCCTGGGCTGTGGTCAGCGAAATTCAAATCAACGTGGGGGTGCATGGAATCCCGGCAGTTATGGCAATTTTGGGGTTTGGACTGATTCCTATGGTGTCAAGCTACTATTTCCTGATGACTGCTTATAGTTATTTGGAAGCTCCATTGGTGATCATTATGTACAGTCTTGACCCGGTGGTTGCCTCTATTTTAGGATTTTTGATATTTGGGCAAAGTCTGGTTCCTTTTCAAATCTTCGGGATCTTCCTTGTTTTAGCTGCCCTCGTTTGGCTGCAGCTAACAGAACGGGCTTTGGAAAGAAAACAGTTCAGGGAACATCAAGATCCCGTCAAGATGATTGTCACTTAA
- a CDS encoding RNA polymerase sigma factor, whose translation MNKKQLFENYLMENIDSAYRFAYTYAKNREDAEDIVNESVVKAIKSINQLQMPKYIKPCYIKKMKMEQLKKYRGYGF comes from the coding sequence ATGAACAAAAAACAGCTGTTTGAAAATTACTTAATGGAAAATATCGATAGCGCTTATCGTTTTGCCTACACTTACGCAAAAAACCGGGAGGATGCGGAAGATATCGTGAATGAAAGTGTTGTCAAGGCAATAAAATCAATAAATCAGTTGCAAATGCCTAAGTATATAAAGCCTTGTTATATCAAAAAAATGAAAATGGAGCAATTAAAAAAGTATAGAGGATACGGTTTTTAA
- a CDS encoding ABC transporter substrate-binding protein, which yields MKRKIGLILMSVLLIFSLSACGTDTKETGKAGGQETEGGESSEITVTDMLGREISIKKPIERVVVNYWEALEFCIAVVGEDFIDMPVGVGFSGTGEQFQRIYEEKYPQLQDLPLVGGGGQNEYDIEKIISLKPDLFIANVFGHLSEIALDAAEKLERAGIPTLILTRSEDPSTSPQEAVLLVGKIFGTEDRAREMAGFLDEQFAIIKSKNLSQKTDKPTVYEEMGWGTREEYSSTGITDGWAALIELAGGENIAVGNVGDNSKIDPEYLLTTNPDYIFVTYLLGYYTPEEAQENMDATVGEYVQRKGWDKLNAVQNNNVFSFFHNQAQNQCGFYPALKMAKLFYPGEFEDINPDERLKEFFDRFMLTEYEDGIWFYQLGEQL from the coding sequence ATGAAGAGGAAAATCGGATTAATTTTAATGTCGGTGCTTTTGATATTTTCACTATCTGCATGTGGAACAGATACTAAAGAAACAGGAAAGGCAGGAGGGCAAGAAACAGAGGGAGGGGAAAGCTCTGAAATTACGGTTACAGATATGTTGGGGAGGGAAATTAGTATTAAAAAACCCATTGAAAGAGTAGTAGTAAATTATTGGGAAGCACTAGAATTCTGTATCGCTGTTGTGGGAGAAGATTTTATTGATATGCCGGTAGGAGTTGGATTTTCCGGTACCGGGGAACAATTTCAAAGAATATACGAAGAAAAATATCCACAACTCCAAGATCTGCCTTTAGTAGGCGGAGGTGGTCAAAATGAATATGATATTGAAAAGATAATTTCATTAAAACCAGATCTTTTTATTGCCAATGTATTTGGTCATTTATCGGAAATAGCCTTAGATGCTGCAGAAAAACTAGAGAGAGCAGGGATTCCTACTTTAATTTTAACCAGATCAGAAGATCCATCTACTTCGCCCCAAGAAGCCGTATTGCTCGTTGGTAAAATCTTCGGAACAGAAGATCGGGCACGAGAAATGGCAGGTTTTTTAGATGAACAATTTGCAATCATAAAAAGTAAAAACCTATCTCAGAAAACAGATAAACCAACAGTTTATGAGGAAATGGGTTGGGGTACCAGAGAAGAATATAGTTCAACCGGAATAACTGATGGCTGGGCTGCTTTGATAGAGCTGGCCGGCGGAGAAAATATTGCAGTTGGCAATGTGGGTGATAATAGTAAAATAGATCCTGAATATTTGCTAACAACAAATCCCGACTATATCTTTGTGACATATTTATTAGGATATTACACTCCTGAAGAAGCTCAAGAAAATATGGATGCCACTGTAGGAGAATATGTTCAAAGAAAAGGTTGGGACAAGCTAAATGCCGTTCAAAATAACAATGTCTTCTCATTTTTTCACAATCAAGCACAAAATCAATGTGGATTCTATCCTGCATTAAAAATGGCAAAGCTTTTCTATCCCGGTGAATTTGAAGATATCAACCCTGATGAGCGATTAAAAGAATTCTTTGACCGCTTTATGCTTACAGAGTATGAAGATGGAATTTGGTTTTATCAATTAGGAGAACAACTTTAG
- a CDS encoding FecCD family ABC transporter permease, with translation MSESNLKSTLKARQIYAGIIKKKSLIIFPLIALILISIVVNLFVGSADYNFTETIDALLGTTEDEVSMFVIWGLRMPVALSAVVIGAALGMGGCEMQTVLRNPMASPYTLGLSSAASLGAAIAIILKLSIVPGVGTFLITINSFIFSLLAAGMLYLFSKREDADRNTLILFGIVMNFLFSSLTQLLQFVADASDLQSLVFWSFGSLNKIDWIKLLIITIVTILCAFVFSRNIWKLTAMSLSDESAISLGVDVKKTRRNIIFIVALLTATAVSFAGTIGFVGLVAPHIARILCGEEQRYFLTASALIGALLLSVASIVSKSLVPGVIIPIGLVTSLIGIPFFALLILKRKG, from the coding sequence ATGAGCGAGAGTAATTTAAAAAGCACTTTAAAAGCCAGACAAATTTATGCAGGTATCATTAAGAAAAAATCATTGATTATTTTCCCTTTGATAGCTCTTATCCTGATCAGCATAGTTGTCAATTTATTTGTGGGAAGTGCAGATTATAATTTTACAGAAACAATAGATGCACTTTTGGGAACTACAGAAGATGAGGTTTCAATGTTTGTGATTTGGGGGCTGCGTATGCCGGTGGCGCTATCGGCGGTCGTGATCGGTGCTGCATTAGGGATGGGCGGATGTGAGATGCAGACAGTTTTAAGAAATCCCATGGCAAGCCCTTATACATTGGGATTATCTTCAGCAGCATCATTGGGCGCCGCGATCGCGATTATATTAAAGCTTTCCATCGTTCCAGGTGTCGGTACATTTTTGATAACCATAAATTCCTTTATATTTTCTTTACTGGCGGCAGGGATGCTCTATCTGTTTTCAAAAAGGGAAGACGCAGATCGGAATACTTTAATATTATTCGGTATCGTGATGAACTTTTTATTTAGCTCTTTAACCCAATTATTACAATTTGTTGCTGACGCATCAGATTTACAATCTTTAGTATTTTGGAGCTTTGGCAGCCTGAACAAGATTGATTGGATTAAACTGTTAATTATCACAATCGTGACGATACTTTGCGCATTTGTTTTTAGCCGGAATATTTGGAAATTGACTGCCATGTCATTATCCGATGAATCAGCGATAAGCCTGGGTGTTGATGTCAAAAAAACGCGCAGAAATATTATTTTTATCGTGGCCTTGCTGACGGCAACTGCCGTAAGTTTCGCCGGAACGATCGGCTTTGTCGGTTTGGTAGCGCCCCATATTGCCAGAATACTTTGCGGAGAAGAACAGAGATATTTCTTGACTGCATCAGCATTGATAGGTGCCTTGCTGCTATCCGTTGCTTCGATTGTCAGTAAATCCCTTGTTCCTGGCGTTATAATTCCCATTGGATTGGTGACTTCCCTTATTGGGATACCATTCTTTGCCCTCTTAATTTTAAAAAGAAAGGGATGA
- a CDS encoding ABC transporter ATP-binding protein has product MITIENLYFKYDKNPIFTDLSLSLKDKVNIIVGPNAAGKSTLLKCIFGLLPAKGEILWDDKRLSEIPRKEKMNLMVYLPQQDMAETTLTVFETVLLGRLESLAWKVGDDDLEKALTALEALNIDSIARRKMNQLSGGQRKLVSIAQTLVRDPKMILMDEPTNSLDMQKQLELFSIIEEVSIKKDMMFIIVMHDINLSSRYADSLVVLKSGGEFYSQGNPKEIVTEEMLKEVYGIEAYVMLNENDIPVVSPIRSVKDTIAQ; this is encoded by the coding sequence ATGATAACAATTGAAAACCTTTATTTTAAATACGATAAAAATCCAATATTCACAGATTTATCCTTATCATTAAAAGATAAAGTAAATATAATCGTCGGACCTAATGCCGCAGGAAAATCCACCCTATTAAAGTGCATTTTTGGCTTGCTTCCTGCTAAAGGGGAAATTCTTTGGGACGATAAGCGGCTATCAGAAATCCCCAGAAAAGAAAAAATGAATCTAATGGTTTATCTTCCTCAACAAGACATGGCCGAAACAACTTTGACTGTTTTTGAGACCGTTTTATTAGGAAGATTAGAATCTTTAGCATGGAAGGTAGGTGATGATGATTTAGAAAAGGCTTTAACAGCTTTAGAAGCCTTAAATATTGATAGCATTGCACGCCGGAAAATGAATCAACTTTCTGGAGGACAAAGAAAATTAGTATCAATTGCTCAGACCTTGGTCAGGGATCCGAAGATGATCTTGATGGACGAACCGACAAATAGTCTGGACATGCAAAAGCAATTAGAATTATTCTCGATCATAGAAGAAGTGTCTATTAAAAAAGATATGATGTTTATTATTGTGATGCACGATATTAATCTTTCCAGTCGCTATGCCGATTCTTTGGTCGTCTTAAAAAGCGGCGGGGAATTTTATTCCCAGGGAAATCCGAAAGAAATTGTAACAGAAGAAATGCTGAAAGAAGTTTATGGCATCGAAGCTTATGTGATGTTAAACGAAAATGATATTCCCGTAGTATCACCGATTCGTTCAGTAAAAGATACGATTGCACAATAG
- a CDS encoding cobalt-precorrin-4/precorrin-4 C(11)-methyltransferase, which produces METKVFIVAGGPGDAELMTLKGQRIIDSADRIFFSTRFTPQEMFSNTKSSCKFYDSFAYSYDEKLQLVKEAVSKKQITAFVTMGDPCLYGMIGGLTDRFENEQIDYEVIPGVSSFNAATALLKRGMTGLGLPNTAICTTLRDREDGEEYFNLVAALGASLAIFMSVELLDRVIHVLKKYYPMTTPVVVICRATWPEQQIAQGNLLTISDLVSEQKITDGLILVGEFIDKEYDYVLEKEFTERKKKEAAEREAAGKNK; this is translated from the coding sequence ATGGAAACAAAGGTATTTATCGTGGCGGGAGGTCCGGGGGATGCTGAGCTTATGACGTTGAAAGGACAAAGAATTATTGACAGCGCCGATCGTATTTTTTTCAGTACCCGTTTTACTCCGCAAGAGATGTTCAGCAATACTAAGAGTAGTTGCAAATTTTATGATAGCTTTGCTTATTCTTATGATGAAAAATTACAATTAGTCAAGGAGGCAGTCAGCAAAAAACAAATCACGGCTTTCGTAACCATGGGAGATCCTTGCCTGTATGGGATGATCGGCGGTCTAACAGATCGTTTTGAAAATGAACAGATCGATTATGAAGTCATCCCTGGTGTTAGTTCCTTCAATGCTGCTACAGCTTTGCTTAAAAGAGGCATGACGGGGTTGGGACTTCCCAATACGGCAATTTGTACCACCTTACGAGATAGAGAAGATGGAGAGGAATATTTTAACCTGGTTGCCGCCCTTGGTGCGAGTCTGGCGATCTTTATGTCCGTAGAGCTCCTTGACCGGGTAATCCACGTGCTGAAGAAATACTATCCCATGACTACACCGGTTGTTGTCATTTGCCGTGCCACTTGGCCGGAACAGCAAATTGCCCAAGGTAATTTGCTGACGATTAGTGATTTAGTTTCAGAGCAAAAAATTACCGACGGACTCATTTTGGTCGGTGAATTCATTGATAAGGAATACGACTATGTTTTGGAGAAGGAGTTTACGGAAAGGAAGAAAAAGGAGGCAGCAGAGCGTGAGGCGGCAGGCAAAAATAAATAA
- a CDS encoding nucleotidyltransferase domain-containing protein, with amino-acid sequence MNNILDEGLISNIKKLGKKYQIDKIVLFGSRARGDNRFNSDIDLAIFTLPGFSDKGYLTSDIDDLNTLLKIDVVFINKDTDIKLLKNIEKEGVLLYEQASNQI; translated from the coding sequence ATGAATAACATCTTAGATGAAGGCTTAATTTCCAATATAAAAAAACTTGGGAAAAAATATCAAATAGATAAAATTGTATTGTTCGGCTCCCGTGCAAGAGGGGATAATAGATTTAATAGTGATATCGACCTTGCAATTTTCACATTGCCGGGGTTTTCTGACAAAGGATATTTGACTAGTGACATAGATGATCTTAATACGCTTCTTAAAATAGATGTTGTATTTATTAATAAAGATACAGATATAAAACTACTGAAAAATATTGAAAAAGAAGGAGTACTATTATATGAGCAAGCATCGAACCAAATTTGA
- a CDS encoding nucleotidyltransferase substrate binding protein: MSKHRTKFDNFTYAIKQLKNGVSMFSAENDLLRDGLIQRFEFTFELAWKTLKVCFEDEGLLGINSPKSVLREAFSTGLLDDDKLWLEMLNDRNSTSHIYSESLAIEICNKIIEKYADAFESLASKIRIRYFE, from the coding sequence ATGAGCAAGCATCGAACCAAATTTGATAATTTTACATACGCAATTAAACAACTAAAAAATGGGGTTTCAATGTTTAGTGCGGAAAATGACCTGTTAAGGGATGGATTGATTCAGAGATTCGAATTTACCTTTGAACTTGCGTGGAAAACCCTTAAAGTATGTTTTGAAGATGAAGGACTACTAGGAATTAACTCTCCTAAATCTGTATTACGGGAAGCTTTTTCAACAGGTCTTTTAGATGATGATAAACTATGGCTAGAAATGTTAAATGACAGAAATTCTACCTCTCATATATATAGCGAATCATTGGCGATTGAAATCTGTAATAAAATTATTGAGAAATATGCAGATGCTTTTGAAAGTCTAGCATCAAAAATTAGAATTAGGTATTTTGAATAG
- a CDS encoding FAD-dependent oxidoreductase, giving the protein MKRWICKVCGYIHMGEEPPEKCPQCGAPKTEFQLMEDQGLKDGKLVAQATKRELLPATIPNNEGKGHGTADTAADVIVVGSGAAAFAAAITAKNEGCSVIMLEKAGEIGGTTKRSGGGFWTPNNRFQKAWGIKEDREQTLRYMARYSYPHLYQPEGERYGVPENEFQLMEAMVDHAAEMTEYLENLGVFELTEQINWTGQMHLDYQDHLPENKSLRGRLLFTKDDQGEVGYGFNLINRFKAWAEDHNIPMLVNHEVVRIRKDDRGRVIGVEAKSGDQTISYTAYQGVIFGSGGFSHNPELMLHFGKGPIFGGCSAPSNTGDFITLAGEIGAKLGNMGGAFRAQSVFESVLENPGGSNNLFFIPGDSVLEVNRYGHRVMNEKRNYSDRGMVHFVWDPNRAEWTNMLLFMIFDARTADLWQGMPPYPAEGQEASYMIKGDSLEELGNAIGERLSKLKDHTGGFMLDEHFNENFAVTVERFNGFARAGRDEDFQRGEFAYDREWTTFPPTKPDAGKWPEDMTKNYTLAPLREEGPYYCVILASSTLDTNGGPMINRNSQVLDVRSQVIEGLYGAGNCIASPTANAYWGGGSTIGPAMTFGYIAAQHIAGNTDK; this is encoded by the coding sequence ATGAAAAGGTGGATTTGTAAGGTTTGTGGGTATATCCATATGGGTGAAGAGCCACCAGAGAAGTGTCCCCAATGTGGTGCGCCAAAAACAGAGTTCCAGCTTATGGAGGATCAAGGTTTGAAAGACGGTAAACTGGTGGCGCAAGCAACGAAAAGGGAGCTGTTACCGGCCACGATTCCAAATAATGAGGGAAAAGGTCACGGGACTGCAGATACAGCGGCAGATGTCATTGTTGTAGGTTCCGGTGCCGCAGCCTTTGCCGCAGCCATCACAGCAAAAAACGAAGGCTGCTCGGTTATTATGCTGGAGAAAGCAGGCGAGATCGGCGGCACGACAAAGCGTTCCGGCGGCGGATTCTGGACACCCAACAATCGATTTCAAAAAGCTTGGGGCATCAAAGAAGATCGGGAACAAACCCTGAGATATATGGCTCGTTATTCCTATCCCCATCTCTACCAGCCCGAGGGTGAACGCTACGGGGTTCCGGAGAATGAATTCCAGCTGATGGAGGCCATGGTCGATCATGCGGCCGAAATGACTGAATATTTGGAGAATCTTGGTGTATTTGAGCTGACGGAGCAAATCAACTGGACAGGCCAGATGCATCTTGATTATCAGGATCATCTCCCGGAGAATAAATCCCTGCGCGGACGGCTTCTTTTCACCAAGGATGATCAGGGCGAAGTGGGCTATGGTTTTAACCTGATCAACCGCTTTAAAGCTTGGGCGGAAGATCACAACATTCCCATGCTGGTCAATCATGAGGTGGTCCGGATTCGCAAAGATGACCGGGGTAGGGTCATTGGTGTGGAAGCAAAATCTGGTGATCAGACAATTTCCTATACCGCATACCAGGGTGTGATCTTCGGCAGCGGTGGTTTTTCCCACAATCCTGAGTTGATGCTGCATTTTGGAAAAGGCCCCATCTTCGGCGGTTGCTCTGCTCCCTCTAATACCGGGGACTTTATTACCCTGGCAGGAGAGATCGGTGCAAAGTTAGGCAATATGGGCGGTGCTTTTCGAGCGCAGAGTGTCTTTGAAAGTGTCCTGGAAAATCCGGGAGGTTCCAATAATCTCTTTTTTATTCCGGGAGACAGTGTGCTGGAGGTTAATCGCTACGGCCATCGGGTGATGAATGAAAAGCGGAACTATTCGGATCGGGGTATGGTTCATTTCGTTTGGGATCCAAACCGGGCCGAATGGACCAATATGCTTCTCTTCATGATTTTTGATGCAAGAACGGCTGATCTCTGGCAGGGCATGCCCCCTTACCCGGCAGAAGGCCAGGAGGCTTCCTATATGATCAAGGGAGATAGCTTGGAAGAGCTGGGAAATGCCATCGGAGAGCGTTTGTCCAAACTAAAAGATCATACCGGCGGCTTTATGCTGGATGAGCATTTTAATGAAAACTTTGCAGTCACGGTAGAGCGGTTCAACGGTTTTGCAAGGGCAGGCCGGGATGAGGATTTTCAGCGGGGTGAATTTGCCTACGACAGAGAATGGACCACCTTTCCTCCTACCAAACCGGATGCCGGCAAATGGCCTGAGGATATGACTAAAAACTATACCTTAGCTCCCCTCCGTGAGGAAGGTCCATATTATTGCGTGATTTTGGCTTCCAGCACCCTTGATACCAACGGCGGCCCGATGATTAACAGAAATAGCCAAGTGCTGGATGTGCGAAGTCAGGTTATTGAAGGATTATACGGTGCGGGAAATTGTATCGCATCACCCACAGCCAATGCTTATTGGGGTGGGGGCAGCACTATTGGACCTGCTATGACATTTGGTTACATCGCTGCTCAGCATATCGCGGGGAATACAGATAAATAA
- the ilvD gene encoding dihydroxy-acid dehydratase encodes MRSDQMKTGLEKSPHRSLLKALGLTNEEMNRPMIGVVNSFNEVVPGHMHLRNISEAVKTGVRIAGGTPLEFPAIAVCDGIAMGHQGMKYSLASRELIADSIEVMALAHAFDALVFIPNCDKVVPGMLMAAARINIPSIFVSGGPMMTGRLRGKELDLNSAFEAVGAVRAGKMTDEELEEIENNCCPGCGSCSGMFTANSMNCLTEVLGMGLPGNGTIPAVQSARIRLAKQAGMRIMELLEMDLKPAQMMTDKGFHNALTVDMALGCSTNTILHLPAIAYEAGVKLNLDLVNEISERTPHLCKLAPAGFHHIQDLHEAGGLPALLAELASHGLIHTDVPTVTGKTMGENIKGKKILNPDVIHSKETAYSDKGGLAVLRGNLAPDGAVVKKAAVAPEMMQHQGPARVFNSEEEASKAIYGGKINPGDVIVIRYEGPKGGPGMREMLAPTSAIQGMGLGAAVALITDGRFSGATRGAAIGHVSPEAAEGGLIGLVEEGDLIRIDIPGGKLELVLDEAIIEKRRSAWVKPEPKITTGYLAKYSQRVTSAATGAVIVR; translated from the coding sequence ATGAGAAGTGATCAAATGAAAACAGGTTTGGAAAAATCCCCCCATCGCTCTCTCTTAAAAGCTTTGGGATTAACAAATGAAGAAATGAACCGTCCCATGATCGGAGTGGTGAATTCTTTTAATGAAGTGGTACCGGGACATATGCATTTGCGCAATATTTCCGAGGCGGTGAAAACCGGTGTGCGAATCGCTGGAGGAACACCTCTGGAATTTCCCGCAATTGCTGTGTGCGATGGCATTGCCATGGGCCATCAAGGTATGAAATACTCCTTGGCCAGCCGGGAACTGATTGCGGATTCCATCGAGGTTATGGCTTTAGCTCATGCTTTTGATGCCTTGGTTTTTATCCCCAATTGCGATAAGGTGGTTCCGGGGATGCTAATGGCTGCCGCCCGGATCAATATCCCCTCCATCTTTGTCAGCGGCGGACCGATGATGACCGGACGTCTTCGCGGCAAAGAGCTGGACTTAAATTCAGCTTTTGAAGCTGTAGGGGCTGTCCGGGCCGGTAAGATGACTGATGAGGAACTGGAGGAAATCGAAAACAATTGCTGCCCGGGCTGCGGTTCCTGTTCCGGAATGTTTACCGCCAATTCCATGAACTGTCTTACGGAAGTGCTGGGGATGGGACTACCGGGTAACGGTACCATTCCGGCTGTACAGTCGGCACGTATTCGTCTGGCAAAACAAGCGGGCATGAGGATAATGGAGTTGCTGGAGATGGATCTTAAACCTGCTCAAATGATGACGGACAAAGGTTTTCATAATGCCCTGACCGTAGATATGGCCCTAGGCTGTTCCACCAATACCATTTTGCATTTACCGGCTATTGCCTATGAAGCCGGCGTGAAATTAAATTTAGATCTGGTCAATGAGATCAGTGAACGAACACCCCATTTATGTAAACTGGCTCCCGCCGGATTCCATCATATCCAGGATTTACATGAGGCCGGGGGATTGCCCGCGCTCCTTGCGGAACTGGCTTCCCATGGCCTGATTCATACGGATGTACCCACCGTGACCGGAAAAACCATGGGAGAAAACATTAAAGGGAAAAAGATTTTAAACCCGGATGTGATTCATAGTAAGGAAACAGCTTACAGCGATAAAGGGGGTCTGGCTGTTTTAAGAGGAAATCTGGCTCCGGATGGTGCCGTGGTCAAAAAAGCGGCGGTGGCGCCGGAAATGATGCAGCATCAGGGACCAGCCCGGGTTTTTAACAGCGAAGAAGAAGCATCAAAAGCCATCTATGGGGGCAAAATTAACCCGGGAGATGTGATTGTGATTCGTTATGAGGGCCCCAAAGGGGGCCCCGGCATGAGGGAAATGCTGGCGCCTACTTCCGCCATCCAGGGGATGGGGTTGGGTGCAGCGGTGGCTTTGATCACCGATGGACGGTTTTCCGGAGCAACCCGGGGTGCTGCCATCGGACATGTATCTCCGGAGGCGGCCGAGGGCGGTTTGATTGGCCTGGTAGAAGAGGGCGATCTTATTCGCATTGATATTCCCGGCGGCAAACTGGAGCTTGTTTTAGATGAAGCAATTATTGAAAAAAGAAGATCGGCCTGGGTCAAACCTGAACCGAAGATTACCACCGGATATCTGGCAAAATATAGCCAGCGTGTGACTTCAGCCGCTACAGGAGCTGTGATTGTGCGTTAG